DNA from Neovison vison isolate M4711 chromosome 12, ASM_NN_V1, whole genome shotgun sequence:
GCAAGGCTTGCCGGTTACTTTAAGATCTACAGACACCCCCTTCTAGCAATACCActattattactcttttttttaagattttatttatttatttgacacagagagatcacaagtagatggagaggcaggcagagagagagagagggggaagcaggctccctgccaagcagagagcccgatgcgggactcgatcccaggaccctgagaccatgacctgagccgaaggcagcggcttaaccaactgagccacccaggcgcccccactattATTACTCTTGTGAGTCTTCTTAGAAAGTATTGATCTAGCAATAACTCTTCCTTCACAATGCCTCTCCACcaaactgaaatcaagaccttGTACTCTAATAATTACCAGCTTTTTCTAGCCATATATATCCCCTATTAGTTCCATTTCTCGGGAGAACCCCACTAATACACAAGACGCTTGATGATCACTGATCACACAGATAATAGATCACATTCAGTATAATTGGGGGTTTAGATCTGATGGTTTCTTGCAGACACAGAGATATCATGAACTTGAGTTCTAGTGGTCTCCTATCCAACCAATAGTTTACTGAATGCAGATGTCAGGAGATCGTCAATTTCTCCAAACTCAGTGGTGCTCATCACGGGTCCCCCACTAGCCTAAGCGGTAAAATACCTTCAACCAAGCACAGATAATGAACAAAGTTCAGCAAAACACAGGGACAAGCCCCTCTAGAGACATTCCAACAAAAGCATGAAGCTTGAAAATCATACTTCTTTCTCCTACcaactcccttcctttctcctttctcctttctcctaccAGCTCCCTTCTCCTACCAACTACCATTTCCCTCCTGTACACATTTGCCCAAAACCAGGAGCCAGCCCCACCAAAGTGAGACTTTATTCCCGATATTTTTCTTGGTTACAGTCCCTTCCCTAAGGTTCACTGGTTGGACCAGTTTGGAGAACTAACCTTGGACAACCATGTCCTTCCTGGAACAGATGCCAGCATTATTGCCCAATCAGAGATACCTTTGTGCCCAGAGGGTATAAGAGACAACAGCCCCCTGGGCATAGCAGACTTGAGCCCCACCAGCTGCAGAAATGAGGTCTATTCTGATCATCACCCTTCTTAGTTGTTTCTGTGCAATATATGAGGCTAAAATCTTCTCCAAGTGTGAGCTGGCCCACAAGCTAAAGACCAAGGGAATGGATGGCTACCATGGCTACAGCCTGGCAGACTGTGAGTGTGaatgttctttctgtctctgcccaAAGAGACCTTCTTCCCCAGCCAAGCAGTCTCTCCCTTTTCACTTCCTGATTTATTCATTCGTCCGGGCTCTCTTCCACTCCCCGTCTGCTCTTCTTGTCTCTGCCTCCACGGCCTCATATCCCCTATCAGgatctcctttcctctctttcccccagGGATTATTTTATCTACAGTAAATTCTCTTCTACTGTTCCCCCACGTCACCTTCCCAGCTGGCAACCTGGAATCCTTCCTTGGAAGCGCCACGATTCACTCAACCTCTCCCCATCCTGCTCTCCTCACCTTTGCTTTCATCTGCGTCTTTTTCAGTCCCGATCTCTGCAGCACATTGGGTGCTGTCTCCCACGCTCTCCCCTGCCCTtctgtccaccaaaaaataaccTACATCTGCTGCCTTTGTCTCAAGTTTGTTCTATGTCACGGGGGAGTTGGATGGGGACTGTGAGAACAGAAGGCGAGGCGGTGAGTGACAAGGACCGAGAGTCTCTGTCACAGTCTCATTAGTAAGAACACATGAAGCTATTTCAGGTTCCTTTgaatatcttcatttttcttcatgccAAATATACTTTCTTGTCACCAACCCCCCAAGGATGGCTTTTTGGGGCTTCCTTTCTAGGATCCGCCTCCATtacttctccacctcctctcttcCACATACTTTGGGATATAGGCTGCATGAATATACAAGGCAGGAGTTGGCTATTCAGCTGGGAGATGAGGCTGGAAAGGTAGACTTGGGAGACAGATGGCAACTGATGGATTGATTATTGGCTGTtccaaatgcatttatttaacaaTTGTGATTACACACTTACCACGGGCTAATTATTGCTTGGGACAAGGAACACACAAGGATCATCAATCTCATAGTCTTCATTTCCATCTCAAGGGACTTTCCAGCAGTTCTAGTAGAGCACAAGTTGTGTCTCGTTGTGAAACAATCCCCCTTGTCTACACACACATTTTGCTCTCtcacaaagagagacacaggggTCTGCATGGCTCAATATGAGAGTAACTTCAACACCCGGGCCTTTAATGGGAAAAATGCCAATGGCAGTAGTGACTATGGGCTCTTCCAGCTGAACAGCAAGTGGTGGTGCAAAAACAGCCATCATTCCTCAGCAAATGCCTGCAACATCATATGCAGCAGTAAGGACGACCCCCTCTGAGGGCTGGGTAAATAAAGTAGGGCAGGTAAAGAAGGTACGAAATTGAACGCCCTACTCCCTGCACTGGAGAAGCCCAGGACAGGGAATAAGGGGGCCCCGGACAGTCCTCGCATCTAAAACAGGATTCCACAGAGCCCCTCCTGCcaaaaaggaagaagcaagacACACTGACCCCTGATTGAACTTCACCTTCATGGGTCCCCATCCCTCAAGCCACGTTATTCCGTCCTTGTCCACACACCCCCACACGGCACTCTGGACACGCTAAGTGATCTCCTGAGAACAGAGGCTCTCCCTTGTCCATTCGGTCCTGGATGCCCTCCGCAGACAGCCATGCTCAGAGGCAGATTCAAAGTAAGGCAAGAAAACCCAGGCACATGGGAGGCAAACCCCCAAGAGGGCTCCAGAGATAGAGGGTTTCTGAGTCAGGCTCCGTTTCCTCTGGAAATTCCCCTGcccaaaaaaaaagtgggggggggaagAATTGattaatgaaaaaggaaaagggattttTCCCTCCCCACTCAGCCCCTTTTCCTTTCAGAGTTTCTGGATGACAACATCAATGATGACATTGTCTGTGCCAAGAGGGTTGTGAGAGATCCTAAGGGGATGTCCGCCTGGTAAGCAGAGCGTGAAGTGCAGAGACCAGCCCCTCTGCCAGACATGGACCCAGTCAGTATTTGGGATGCTGGTAGAATCAGCAGCATCTCTGCTGTAGGATTCTCCCTGGACTTTGTAGGAATCAGAGCTTGTTCTCCAGACATAAAGGGAGATAGAGTAATATGGTGCCATGCTCACCCCAAGCATCCTGGCAGCACCAACTCCCACGTCCCCAGTTGGGCAAACCCTGCCTGTCTGAGACTCTCCCACAGCATCAACAGACTGCAGCCAGCAGACCATACATTCCCTCTCAGCTGAACCCTGTAGACTCCTACCCCTGCCTCGGATTTATGCTGTATTTCTCTGTTCTTAGGATGGCCTGGGTAAAACACTGCAAGGGCAAGGATTTGTCCAAATACCTGGCCAGCTGTAAGCTGTAAGATGGCCATGGAATATGACTTCTGGAGAAGATGGCCCTGGAGGCAAGGTAGTTCTTCAAGGTTCTTGGAAGTTCTGAAtttcccctgctctctgcctccaaAATAAAAGTTACTCAATTTCAGCTGTCTCAAGTATCATGTTTAAGGGCTGGGTTATGAGAGAGACTTGCTTCCTGCTATAGACAGCTGGAGGTCCTGTTCCCTCCAAGCCCATCCCCAAAGTTCCCCCATCTCCTCTGGAAAGATGAGGAAAATCCTTTACTAAAAACTGctggatgggacgcctgggtggcgcaattggttaaacgactgcctccggctcagggcgtgatcctggagtcccgggatcgagtcccacatcaggctcccagctccatggggagtctgcttcgctctctgaccttctcctcgctcatgctctctctcactgtctctctctctcaaataaaaaaaaaaaaaaaaaactgctggagGCTGAAATTGACAGATGAATACAGCATTCCAGATGTGAGCTCTTATGAAATTCATTTATAACGGTGGCTAATATTATTCTCCATCACCAGGAAGGAGAGTACAAGATACAAGAGAAGAGAACTGTGGGAGAGATGTGGTTTGGACATAGAGAAATGTTGGCTGGGGTAAATAACTAAGCTGCCACGACGGAGTCCCCGAAATATGGTGTTCTCACAAAGCGGTCCACGGTGGGTAGACAGGCCCCTTTGTCCCACATAGACATTCAGATATTCAGATTCTTTCCTTCATGCATCTCTATCATCCACTAAAGCATTACTACTAAAAGCCTGGTCCACAAACTGGCAGCACCAGCAACATCTGGatacttgttagaaatgcaaattattggggctcctgggtggcttagtcatcgggcatctgcctttggctcaggtcatgatctcagggtcctgggattgagccccgcatcaggctccctgctcagccggaagcctgcttctccctctcccactcccccttgcttgtgttctctctctctgtcaaataaattaattttttaaaaaagaagaaatgcaaattttgggACTCTTGCAGACCTACTGAAtccttgttttaatttctgttttcatgAGCTCTCCAAGTGATTCttatgcattaaaaaagaaactgagaagcaCTGCCCTAAGGTGTTGTCCTACATGGACAATGTTAGCTTGGAGGCACTCCTTGCTCTAAATTGGGGGCATGTAGGGcttctgaatggctcagtcagggttaagc
Protein-coding regions in this window:
- the LOC122892103 gene encoding lysozyme C, milk isozyme is translated as MRSILIITLLSCFCAIYEAKIFSKCELAHKLKTKGMDGYHGYSLADWVCMAQYESNFNTRAFNGKNANGSSDYGLFQLNSKWWCKNSHHSSANACNIICSKFLDDNINDDIVCAKRVVRDPKGMSAWMAWVKHCKGKDLSKYLASCKL